A single region of the Aurantiacibacter sp. MUD11 genome encodes:
- a CDS encoding circularly permuted type 2 ATP-grasp protein — protein sequence MHAPDGSVRDAYVGYNEWLEQQEAGSMRRKDFEAESFFRKTGITFNVYGEDDAEERLIPFDMVPRIITGAEWRRLSRGIEQRVRALNAFMHDLYHRQEIIRSGRLPERLFRDNAAWLPQMVGFTPPGGVYTHIVGIDLVRTGPDEFMVLEDNARTPSGVSYMLENRETMMAMFPELFSKVKVQPVSDYPRRLAKSLAACAPHGAGDKPSIAVLTPGIYNSAYYEHAFLADQMGAELVEGSDLRVVDGKVQMRTTVGFRPVDVLYRRVDDDFLDPLTFNPASMLGVPGIMDVYRAGNITIANAPGTGVADDKAIYSFMPEIVEFYTGEKALLPNVETWRCADPDSLKYVLDNLAELVVKEVHGSGGYGMLIGPTSSKKEIAKFRAKLEANPENYIAQPTLSLSTCPIFTRKGLAPRHVDLRPFVLCSPDGVDITPGGLTRVALKKGSLVVNSSQGGGTKDSWVLDD from the coding sequence ATGCATGCGCCCGATGGCTCGGTGCGCGATGCCTATGTCGGCTACAACGAATGGCTGGAGCAGCAGGAAGCCGGCTCCATGCGGCGCAAGGACTTCGAGGCCGAGAGCTTCTTCCGCAAGACCGGCATCACCTTCAATGTCTATGGCGAGGACGATGCCGAGGAACGGCTGATCCCCTTCGACATGGTCCCGCGCATCATCACCGGTGCGGAATGGCGCCGCCTGTCGCGCGGTATCGAACAGCGGGTGCGCGCGCTCAACGCCTTCATGCACGATCTCTACCACCGGCAGGAGATCATCCGCTCGGGTCGCCTTCCCGAACGGCTGTTTCGCGACAATGCCGCATGGCTGCCGCAGATGGTCGGCTTCACCCCGCCCGGCGGGGTCTACACCCACATCGTCGGGATCGACCTGGTGCGCACCGGGCCGGACGAGTTCATGGTGCTGGAGGACAATGCCCGCACGCCGAGCGGCGTCTCCTACATGCTGGAGAACCGCGAGACGATGATGGCCATGTTCCCCGAGCTGTTCAGCAAGGTGAAGGTGCAGCCGGTCTCCGACTATCCGCGGCGGCTGGCCAAGAGCTTGGCCGCCTGCGCCCCACACGGGGCCGGCGACAAGCCCAGCATCGCCGTGCTGACGCCGGGCATCTACAATTCCGCCTATTACGAACACGCCTTCCTGGCCGACCAGATGGGTGCCGAACTGGTCGAGGGCAGCGACCTGCGCGTGGTCGACGGCAAGGTGCAGATGCGCACCACGGTGGGCTTCCGCCCGGTGGACGTGCTCTATCGCCGCGTCGACGACGATTTCCTCGATCCGCTCACCTTCAACCCGGCATCGATGCTGGGCGTGCCGGGCATCATGGATGTCTACCGCGCGGGCAATATCACCATCGCCAATGCGCCGGGCACCGGCGTGGCGGACGACAAGGCGATCTATTCCTTCATGCCCGAGATCGTCGAATTCTACACTGGCGAGAAGGCGCTGCTGCCCAATGTCGAGACCTGGCGCTGCGCCGATCCCGACAGCCTCAAATACGTGCTCGACAACCTGGCCGAGCTGGTGGTGAAGGAAGTCCACGGCTCGGGCGGCTACGGCATGCTGATCGGCCCGACCTCCTCCAAGAAAGAGATCGCGAAGTTCCGCGCCAAGCTGGAAGCCAACCCGGAAAACTACATCGCCCAGCCCACGCTGTCGCTGTCGACCTGTCCGATCTTCACCCGCAAGGGCCTCGCCCCGCGCCACGTCGACCTGCGCCCCTTCGTGCTGTGCTCGCCCGACGGGGTGGACATCACGCCGGGTGGCCTCACCCGCGTCGCGCTGAAGAAGGGCTCGCTGGTGGTCAATTCCAGCCAGGGCGGCGGGACCAAGGATAGCTGGGTGCTGGACGACTGA
- a CDS encoding alpha-E domain-containing protein: MLGRVAHGIFWMYRYLERAENTARLLAAGQRMALTRGQDMADSEWKSILTTLGLRAAYEQHFDDYAGAHVCDFVLRSKHNPENVLSMVERARTNARACRSAITAEVWEAVNEGWMTLREMLARPVRESSLNPVLATIRRESTLARGATHGSMLRNETYSFARLGTFLERADNTARILDVKYYLLLPSLSYVGTPLDTGQWDNVLRSLSAERAYRWLNAGRMDARSIADFLILDERFPRSLVFCYGCMRENLAELAQLHGAEGTSHELMREADLRLAGKSVEDIFDQGLHEFLLEFIAGNQALAGAIAQDYRFVS, encoded by the coding sequence ATGTTAGGACGCGTCGCTCACGGCATCTTCTGGATGTACCGCTATCTGGAACGGGCGGAGAATACCGCGCGCCTGCTCGCCGCCGGACAGCGCATGGCGCTCACTCGCGGGCAGGACATGGCCGACAGCGAGTGGAAGTCGATCCTTACCACGCTGGGCCTGCGCGCCGCCTACGAACAGCATTTCGACGATTACGCCGGGGCGCACGTCTGCGACTTCGTGCTGCGGTCGAAGCACAATCCGGAAAACGTGCTGTCGATGGTGGAGCGCGCCCGCACCAATGCCCGCGCCTGCCGCTCGGCGATCACGGCGGAAGTGTGGGAGGCCGTCAACGAAGGCTGGATGACCCTGCGCGAAATGCTGGCGCGCCCGGTGCGCGAATCCAGTCTCAACCCGGTGCTGGCGACGATCCGCCGGGAGAGCACGCTGGCACGCGGGGCCACGCATGGTTCCATGCTGCGCAACGAGACCTACAGCTTCGCCCGGCTCGGCACCTTCCTGGAGCGTGCCGACAACACCGCACGCATCCTCGACGTGAAGTATTACCTGCTGCTGCCCTCGCTATCCTACGTCGGCACACCGCTCGATACCGGGCAGTGGGACAACGTGCTGCGTTCGCTTTCGGCAGAGCGCGCCTACCGCTGGCTCAATGCCGGGCGTATGGATGCCCGCTCGATCGCCGACTTCCTGATCCTTGACGAGCGTTTCCCTCGCAGTCTGGTGTTCTGCTATGGTTGCATGCGGGAAAACCTCGCGGAGCTGGCGCAGCTGCACGGCGCGGAAGGCACCAGCCACGAGCTGATGCGCGAGGCTGACCTGCGGCTGGCCGGCAAGAGCGTGGAAGACATCTTCGATCAGGGGCTGCACGAATTCCTGCTGGAATTCATCGCCGGCAACCAGGCGCTGGCCGGGGCCATCGCGCAAGATTATCGCTTCGTGAGCTGA
- a CDS encoding transglutaminase family protein: MRLSIRHTTHYRFAEPVAHGIQRLRLTPKETQGQEIIEWNMELEGAREQFSYDDQNFNHVSLVSVEEGAKEVVVTCSGKVDTHDRAGVIGHHAGHLPLWAFLGQTELTKPGPKIRELINAVERSEEGMVATLHNLSAVIRENVEYGTGSTGVTTTGEEAAAEGVGVCQDHAHIFISAARSLEIPARYVSGYLMMNDRVEQEATHAWAEAWVQGLGWVGFDISNGISPDPRYVRVATGRDYRDAAPITGISFGAVTEDLSVNLAVEQQLEEQQQQ, translated from the coding sequence ATGCGCCTCTCGATCCGTCACACCACACACTATCGCTTTGCCGAGCCGGTGGCTCACGGCATCCAGCGCCTGCGCCTGACCCCGAAGGAGACGCAGGGGCAGGAAATCATCGAATGGAACATGGAGCTGGAAGGCGCGCGCGAGCAGTTCTCCTATGACGACCAGAACTTCAACCACGTCTCCCTGGTGTCGGTAGAGGAGGGCGCGAAGGAAGTGGTCGTCACCTGCAGCGGGAAGGTCGACACGCACGATCGCGCCGGGGTGATCGGGCACCATGCCGGGCACCTGCCGCTATGGGCCTTCCTCGGCCAGACCGAGCTGACCAAGCCGGGACCGAAGATCCGTGAACTGATCAATGCAGTGGAACGCAGCGAAGAGGGCATGGTGGCCACGCTGCACAACCTGTCCGCCGTCATCCGCGAGAACGTGGAATACGGCACCGGCAGCACCGGTGTCACCACCACGGGCGAGGAAGCGGCGGCGGAAGGCGTGGGCGTATGCCAGGACCATGCGCACATCTTCATTTCCGCGGCGCGCAGCCTGGAGATCCCGGCGCGCTATGTCAGCGGCTACCTGATGATGAACGACCGGGTCGAACAGGAAGCGACTCACGCCTGGGCGGAGGCCTGGGTGCAGGGGCTGGGCTGGGTCGGATTCGACATATCCAATGGCATCAGCCCCGATCCGCGCTATGTGCGCGTGGCGACGGGTCGCGACTACCGCGATGCCGCGCCGATTACCGGGATCAGCTTCGGCGCCGTGACGGAAGACCTGTCGGTAAACCTGGCGGTGGAGCAACAATTGGAAGAACAACAACAACAATGA
- a CDS encoding proteasome-type protease has translation MTYCVGLMLDKGLVLMSDTRTNSGVDNISVFRKMFTWSIPGDRLITIMTAGNLATTQAVISRLEERSKAPSERQNSLMELPTMFQVACEIGKLLRETITDTQDDNGQSGKGRFTASIILAGQIKGMEPRLFMIYPEGNFIEASWDTPFFQIGETKYGRPILIRGYDRDMSFEDAVKLLMVSFDSTLKANLSVGLPLDLLVMERDNFTPKHERRVEHNDPYFDAISNSWSDALRSAFHSLPDYSFYQPSDST, from the coding sequence ATGACCTATTGCGTTGGCCTGATGCTCGACAAGGGCCTGGTCCTGATGAGCGACACCCGCACCAATTCGGGCGTCGACAACATTTCCGTATTCCGCAAGATGTTCACCTGGTCGATTCCGGGCGACCGGCTGATCACGATCATGACGGCGGGCAACCTCGCCACCACGCAGGCGGTGATCAGCCGGCTGGAGGAACGCAGCAAGGCCCCCTCCGAGCGACAGAACTCGCTGATGGAACTGCCCACCATGTTCCAGGTGGCCTGCGAAATCGGCAAACTGCTGCGCGAGACCATTACGGATACCCAGGACGACAACGGCCAGAGCGGGAAGGGACGCTTCACCGCCTCGATCATCCTCGCCGGCCAGATCAAGGGCATGGAGCCGCGCCTGTTCATGATCTACCCGGAAGGCAACTTCATCGAAGCCAGCTGGGATACGCCCTTCTTCCAGATTGGCGAGACCAAGTACGGCCGCCCGATCCTGATCCGCGGCTATGATCGCGACATGAGCTTCGAGGACGCGGTCAAGCTGCTGATGGTCAGCTTCGACTCGACGCTGAAGGCCAATCTCTCAGTCGGTCTGCCACTCGACCTGCTGGTGATGGAACGGGACAATTTCACCCCCAAGCACGAGCGTCGCGTCGAGCACAACGATCCGTACTTCGATGCGATCTCCAACAGCTGGAGCGATGCGCTGCGCAGCGCCTTCCACTCGCTGCCCGACTACAGCTTCTACCAGCCAAGTGATTCCACCTAG
- a CDS encoding response regulator transcription factor — protein MEQRITIHIVGGNSRSRAEQSRLILSMGHHAEVYSDLVELIDRPPRSGVIIASDGVLDNGITELLEELADAGIWVPLIAAKEDPLVEEVVEAIQAGALDFVRLPLCEDELQRLVGHVHSDAGRHAEARRRLIDARRRIEGLSKREREVLDWLSEGCSNKAIARNLEISPRTVEIHRANMMAKLGANHAAEAVRLRLEADFDEAQASEAMAPIMRG, from the coding sequence ATGGAACAGCGTATCACAATCCACATTGTCGGCGGCAACAGCCGCTCGCGGGCCGAACAGTCCCGCCTGATCCTCTCCATGGGCCACCATGCAGAGGTCTATTCGGACCTGGTCGAACTGATCGACCGTCCACCGCGTTCGGGGGTGATCATCGCCAGTGATGGCGTGCTCGACAACGGCATCACCGAATTGCTCGAAGAACTAGCCGATGCGGGCATCTGGGTGCCGCTGATCGCCGCGAAGGAGGACCCGCTGGTCGAGGAGGTCGTGGAGGCGATCCAGGCCGGCGCGCTCGACTTCGTGCGGCTGCCGCTGTGCGAGGACGAGCTTCAGCGCCTTGTCGGCCATGTCCACAGCGATGCCGGACGCCATGCCGAGGCGCGGCGCCGGCTCATCGATGCCCGCCGCCGGATAGAGGGGCTCTCGAAGCGCGAGCGTGAAGTGCTCGACTGGCTGTCGGAAGGCTGCTCGAACAAGGCCATTGCGCGCAACCTGGAAATCAGTCCGCGAACGGTCGAGATTCACCGCGCGAACATGATGGCGAAGCTCGGTGCCAACCATGCCGCCGAGGCCGTGCGCTTGCGGCTGGAAGCGGACTTCGATGAGGCGCAGGCGAGCGAAGCCATGGCACCGATCATGCGAGGGTGA
- a CDS encoding extensin family protein: MLPLAALGLSACSLVPQVSGGGYAATETASHDRSTVSARSARIYAPAPVAQNNADNQCLAQLGEAGARFEPLPDRYLGQGCSNLGTVMMHALASDTGQLNVSNLGPVTCPVSSAFAAWARFGADRAAQQIFGQRLASIQTMGSYACRNVAGTSRRSAHASADAIDIGAFILADGTRISVAEGWNGNAKEREFLRVVQRSACRRFATVLGPDYNADHRDHFHFEGVIEGNSYCR; encoded by the coding sequence ATGCTCCCCCTGGCAGCCTTGGGCCTTTCGGCCTGTTCGCTGGTGCCGCAGGTCTCCGGTGGCGGCTACGCCGCAACCGAGACTGCCTCGCATGACCGATCCACCGTTTCCGCCCGCTCGGCGCGAATCTATGCACCGGCGCCGGTGGCGCAGAACAATGCCGACAACCAGTGTCTGGCGCAGCTGGGCGAGGCCGGCGCGCGCTTCGAGCCCTTGCCCGACCGTTACCTGGGACAGGGTTGCAGCAACCTGGGCACGGTGATGATGCATGCCCTGGCGAGCGATACCGGCCAGTTGAATGTCAGCAACCTTGGCCCGGTCACCTGCCCCGTCAGCAGCGCCTTTGCCGCCTGGGCGCGATTCGGCGCCGACCGCGCGGCGCAGCAAATTTTCGGGCAGCGGCTCGCCAGCATCCAGACCATGGGCAGCTATGCCTGCCGCAATGTCGCGGGAACCAGCCGCCGCTCCGCCCACGCCAGTGCCGACGCGATCGACATCGGTGCCTTCATCCTGGCCGACGGCACCCGCATCAGCGTGGCCGAAGGCTGGAACGGCAATGCCAAGGAGCGCGAATTCCTGCGTGTCGTGCAACGCAGCGCCTGTCGCCGCTTCGCCACCGTGCTGGGGCCGGACTACAATGCCGACCACCGCGACCATTTCCACTTCGAAGGCGTGATCGAGGGGAACTCCTACTGCCGCTGA
- a CDS encoding phosphoserine transaminase, with translation MTAQPALRPERPFFSSGPTCKPPGWSIDKLDLKSLGRSHRSKYAKGRLKYAIDLTKELLGIPDDYLVGIMPGSDTGALECAMWTMLGARPATVAAWESFGNVWIQDAVKQLKLKDLQVLDAGYGEIPDLSQVPQENDVVFTWNGTTSGAKIPNTDWLAPGREGLAINDATSAIFAMEMDWAKLDATTYSWQKVLGGEAQHGMLILSPKAVERIESYDPEWPLPKLFRLKKGDKINRGIFEGATINTPSMLATEDYIAALEWVKSIGGRQAMFDRADANAKIVKDWIEATPWLRNMVDDPAKQTNTGVCMCFQGEWIESLSAEEAAAVPKTIASKLEEMDIGYDFNGYRDAPPSLRIWCGGSLESEDIKRLLPWIEWAYEELKAGNL, from the coding sequence ATGACTGCACAACCTGCGCTCCGTCCGGAGCGTCCCTTCTTTTCATCCGGACCCACCTGCAAGCCTCCCGGCTGGTCGATCGACAAGCTCGACCTGAAGTCGCTGGGCCGCTCGCACCGTTCCAAGTACGCCAAGGGCCGGCTGAAGTACGCCATCGACCTGACCAAGGAACTGCTCGGCATCCCCGACGACTACCTCGTCGGCATCATGCCCGGTTCCGACACCGGCGCGCTGGAATGCGCGATGTGGACCATGCTTGGCGCGCGCCCCGCGACCGTCGCCGCATGGGAAAGCTTCGGTAACGTCTGGATCCAGGATGCAGTCAAGCAGCTCAAGCTGAAGGACCTGCAGGTCCTCGATGCCGGCTACGGCGAAATCCCCGATCTCAGCCAGGTGCCGCAGGAAAACGACGTCGTCTTCACCTGGAACGGCACCACCTCCGGCGCGAAGATCCCGAACACCGACTGGCTCGCCCCGGGTCGTGAAGGCCTGGCCATCAACGATGCCACCAGCGCCATCTTCGCCATGGAGATGGACTGGGCCAAGCTCGATGCCACCACCTACTCGTGGCAGAAGGTGCTGGGCGGCGAAGCGCAGCACGGCATGCTGATCCTCAGCCCCAAGGCCGTGGAGCGGATCGAGAGCTACGATCCCGAGTGGCCGCTGCCCAAGCTGTTCCGCCTGAAGAAGGGCGACAAGATCAATCGCGGCATCTTCGAGGGGGCCACGATCAACACGCCTTCGATGCTGGCCACGGAAGACTACATCGCCGCGCTGGAGTGGGTGAAGTCGATCGGCGGCCGCCAGGCCATGTTCGACCGTGCCGACGCGAACGCCAAGATCGTCAAGGACTGGATCGAAGCCACGCCGTGGCTGCGCAACATGGTCGACGATCCGGCCAAGCAGACCAACACCGGCGTGTGCATGTGCTTCCAGGGCGAGTGGATCGAAAGCCTCTCCGCCGAGGAAGCGGCCGCCGTGCCGAAGACAATCGCTTCCAAGCTGGAAGAGATGGACATCGGTTACGATTTCAACGGCTACCGCGACGCTCCGCCGAGCCTGCGCATCTGGTGCGGCGGCTCGCTCGAGTCCGAAGACATCAAGCGTCTGCTGCCGTGGATCGAATGGGCTTACGAAGAGCTCAAGGCCGGCAACCTCTGA
- the serA gene encoding phosphoglycerate dehydrogenase: protein MTKPKVLISDKMDDNAARIFEERGCDVDVITGKTPEELKEIIGQYEGLAIRSSTKVTADILEAATNLKVIGRAGIGVDNVDIPAASAKGVVVMNTPFGNSITTAEHAIAMMMALARQIPEANARTQAGEWPKSAFMGVEVTGKTLGLIGAGNIGAIVASRALGLKMKVVAYDPFLTPERAIELGVEKVDLGQLLARADFITLHTPLTDETRNILSRERLEQAKPGVRIVNCARGGLIDEAALKDMLESGHVAGAALDVFAVEPAKENPLFGTPNFICTPHLGASTTEAQVNVALQVAEQMADYLVNGGVTNALNMPSLSAEEAPKLKPYMALAENLGSLIGQLAHGDLDKISIETEGHAAELNQKPIVGAVLAGLMKRYSQSVNMVNAPFMAKERGMEVREIRNDREGVFHTLIRVTVATSQGNRSVAGTLFGNNEPRLVEIFGIGIEADLSGKMLYIVNEDAPGFIGRVGSLMGEYDINIGTFHLGRRDNGGEAIVLLSVDQDIPQEVVDKACKLDGVKVVRSLSF, encoded by the coding sequence ATGACCAAGCCCAAAGTCCTCATTTCCGACAAGATGGACGACAATGCCGCCCGCATTTTCGAGGAGCGCGGCTGCGACGTCGACGTCATCACCGGCAAGACGCCTGAAGAGCTGAAGGAAATCATCGGCCAGTACGAAGGCCTTGCCATCCGTTCGTCGACCAAGGTGACCGCCGACATCCTTGAAGCCGCGACCAACCTGAAGGTTATCGGCCGCGCCGGCATCGGCGTCGACAACGTCGATATCCCCGCCGCCAGCGCCAAGGGCGTGGTGGTGATGAACACGCCGTTCGGCAACTCGATCACCACGGCCGAACACGCCATCGCCATGATGATGGCGCTGGCCCGCCAGATTCCCGAAGCCAATGCCCGCACGCAGGCCGGCGAATGGCCCAAGAGCGCCTTCATGGGCGTCGAGGTGACCGGTAAGACGCTGGGCCTGATCGGTGCCGGCAACATCGGCGCCATCGTCGCCAGCCGCGCGCTGGGCCTGAAGATGAAGGTGGTCGCCTACGATCCCTTCCTGACGCCCGAACGCGCCATCGAACTGGGCGTTGAGAAGGTGGACCTCGGCCAGCTGCTGGCCCGTGCCGACTTCATCACGCTGCATACCCCGCTGACCGACGAGACCCGCAACATCCTCAGCCGCGAGCGGCTGGAGCAGGCCAAGCCCGGCGTGCGCATCGTCAACTGCGCGCGCGGCGGCCTGATCGACGAGGCGGCACTGAAGGACATGCTGGAAAGCGGCCACGTCGCCGGTGCGGCGCTGGACGTGTTCGCGGTGGAACCCGCCAAGGAGAACCCGCTGTTCGGAACGCCGAACTTCATCTGCACCCCGCACCTCGGTGCCTCGACCACCGAAGCGCAGGTCAACGTGGCACTGCAGGTGGCCGAGCAGATGGCTGACTACCTCGTCAACGGCGGCGTCACCAACGCGCTCAACATGCCCAGCCTCAGCGCCGAGGAAGCACCGAAGCTGAAGCCCTACATGGCGCTCGCCGAAAACCTCGGTTCGCTGATCGGCCAGCTCGCCCACGGCGATCTCGACAAGATCAGCATCGAGACCGAAGGCCACGCCGCCGAACTGAACCAGAAGCCGATCGTCGGTGCCGTGCTGGCGGGCCTGATGAAGCGCTATTCGCAGAGCGTGAACATGGTCAACGCGCCTTTCATGGCGAAGGAACGCGGCATGGAAGTGCGCGAGATCCGCAACGACAGGGAAGGCGTGTTCCACACGCTGATCCGCGTCACTGTGGCCACCAGCCAGGGCAACCGCTCGGTCGCCGGCACGCTGTTCGGCAACAACGAACCGCGCCTGGTGGAAATCTTCGGCATCGGGATCGAGGCCGACCTGTCGGGCAAGATGCTCTACATCGTCAACGAGGACGCGCCGGGCTTCATCGGTCGCGTCGGCTCGCTGATGGGCGAATACGACATCAACATCGGCACCTTCCACCTTGGCCGCCGCGACAACGGCGGCGAGGCCATCGTGCTGCTGTCGGTCGATCAGGACATTCCGCAGGAAGTGGTCGACAAGGCCTGCAAGCTGGATGGCGTGAAGGTGGTCAGGTCGCTTTCGTTCTGA
- a CDS encoding ATP phosphoribosyltransferase regulatory subunit, producing the protein MTDPTQDLLPEGLEDRLPQSAAAATRIERAMLEAMGAHGYDRVRPPLVEFERSMSRRMDGVMTRHMFRFTDPASLRTLALRSDMTVQVGRIAATGLANAPRPLRLCYAGQVARIQGSKLEPRREDLQVGAELIGSDSVAAASEIVELAITALEAAGATGISVDFTLPDLVDTLADGPMPLDEAQRERVRRELDMKDAGGLVEAGGEAYLPLIHATGDFAGAVEKLSALDTSGVLETRIEGLRQIAARVGDRARLTLDPSERHGFEYQSWCGFTLYADGVRGELGRGGTYCIGGSDEAATGFSLYPENLVEAVKADEQFGDKLFLPLGHDANAAAKLRAEGWRTVAALSDADDGKTLGCSHVLDGAAPRAL; encoded by the coding sequence ATGACCGATCCGACGCAGGACCTGTTGCCCGAAGGGCTGGAAGACCGCCTGCCGCAATCCGCGGCTGCGGCGACCCGCATCGAACGTGCGATGCTGGAGGCGATGGGCGCGCATGGTTACGACCGTGTGCGTCCGCCGCTGGTCGAGTTCGAACGCTCGATGAGCCGCCGCATGGACGGGGTGATGACGCGGCACATGTTCCGCTTCACCGACCCTGCCTCGCTGCGCACGCTCGCCCTGCGCAGCGACATGACGGTGCAGGTTGGGCGCATCGCGGCCACCGGCCTCGCCAATGCGCCGCGCCCCTTGCGGCTGTGCTATGCCGGGCAGGTCGCCCGCATCCAGGGCAGCAAGCTGGAACCCCGGCGCGAGGACCTGCAGGTCGGCGCGGAGCTGATCGGTAGCGACAGCGTCGCCGCCGCCAGCGAGATCGTCGAACTTGCCATCACCGCGCTGGAAGCGGCGGGGGCAACCGGCATCTCGGTCGACTTCACCCTGCCGGACCTGGTCGACACCCTGGCTGACGGCCCCATGCCGCTGGACGAGGCGCAGCGCGAACGCGTGCGGCGCGAGCTCGACATGAAGGATGCTGGCGGATTGGTGGAAGCTGGCGGCGAAGCCTACCTGCCGCTGATCCACGCCACCGGCGACTTTGCCGGCGCGGTCGAAAAACTGTCCGCGCTGGATACCTCAGGTGTGCTTGAGACTCGCATCGAGGGCCTGCGCCAGATCGCCGCACGCGTGGGTGACCGCGCCCGGCTGACGCTGGACCCCAGCGAACGCCACGGCTTCGAATACCAGAGCTGGTGCGGCTTCACCCTCTACGCCGATGGCGTGCGCGGCGAGCTTGGCCGGGGCGGCACCTATTGCATCGGCGGCAGCGACGAAGCGGCAACCGGCTTCTCGCTCTATCCCGAAAACCTGGTCGAAGCCGTCAAGGCGGACGAGCAGTTCGGCGACAAGCTGTTCCTGCCGCTGGGCCACGACGCCAATGCGGCGGCGAAGCTGCGTGCCGAAGGCTGGCGCACGGTCGCCGCACTGTCCGATGCCGATGACGGCAAGACGCTCGGCTGCTCGCACGTGCTCGACGGCGCTGCGCCGCGCGCGCTGTAA
- a CDS encoding adenylosuccinate synthase, which yields MPNVTVVGAQWGDEGKGKIVDWLATRADAVVRFQGGHNAGHTLVVDGKTYKLSLLPSGIVTGTLSLIGNGVVLDPWALRSEIEKLEGQGVSITPENFGIADNCALILPLHGELDGLREAAAGKGQIGTTKRGIGPAYEDKVGRRAIRVCDLAHLDELDAQLDRLCAHHDALLAGFGKPPVDREALVAMLQEIAPFVLQYAQPVWKRLREVRADGARILFEGAQGVLLDVDHGTYPFVTSSNTVSGTVASGSGVGPNAAGFVLGIVKAYTTRVGEGPFPTELDDEVGQRLGERGHEFGTVTARKRRCGWFDAVLVRQTCAISGVTGIALTKVDVLDGFDTVKICTGYKLDGKVIDYLPSSAVEQARLEPVYEEMEGWSESTEGARSWAELPAQAIKYIRRIEELIECPVASVSTSPERDDTILVRNPFAEL from the coding sequence ATGCCCAACGTCACCGTAGTCGGCGCCCAGTGGGGCGATGAAGGCAAAGGCAAGATCGTCGACTGGCTGGCCACCCGCGCCGATGCGGTGGTGCGCTTCCAGGGCGGTCACAATGCCGGCCATACGCTGGTGGTGGACGGCAAGACCTACAAGCTCTCGCTGCTGCCCAGCGGCATCGTCACCGGCACGCTCAGCCTGATCGGCAATGGCGTGGTGCTGGACCCGTGGGCGCTGCGTTCCGAAATCGAGAAGCTGGAAGGGCAGGGCGTTTCCATCACGCCGGAGAATTTCGGCATCGCCGACAATTGCGCGCTGATCCTGCCGCTGCACGGCGAACTGGACGGGCTGCGTGAAGCTGCCGCGGGCAAGGGCCAGATCGGCACCACCAAGCGCGGTATCGGCCCGGCCTACGAGGACAAGGTGGGCCGCCGCGCCATTCGCGTGTGCGACCTGGCACACCTCGACGAGCTGGACGCCCAGCTCGATCGCCTCTGCGCCCATCACGATGCGCTGCTGGCCGGTTTCGGCAAGCCGCCGGTGGACCGCGAGGCGCTGGTCGCCATGCTGCAGGAAATCGCCCCCTTTGTGCTGCAATATGCGCAGCCGGTGTGGAAGCGCCTGCGCGAGGTGCGGGCCGATGGTGCGCGCATCCTGTTCGAAGGCGCGCAGGGCGTGCTGTTGGACGTTGACCACGGCACCTATCCCTTTGTCACCAGCTCCAACACCGTCAGCGGCACGGTGGCGAGCGGCAGCGGCGTCGGTCCCAATGCGGCCGGTTTCGTGCTCGGCATCGTCAAGGCCTACACCACCCGCGTGGGCGAAGGCCCGTTCCCGACCGAGCTGGACGACGAGGTCGGCCAGCGGCTGGGCGAACGCGGTCACGAGTTCGGCACGGTCACCGCGCGCAAGCGGCGCTGCGGCTGGTTCGATGCCGTGCTGGTGCGCCAGACCTGCGCGATCAGCGGCGTCACCGGCATCGCGCTGACCAAGGTGGACGTGCTCGACGGCTTCGATACGGTGAAGATCTGCACCGGCTACAAGCTGGACGGCAAGGTAATCGACTACCTGCCTTCCAGCGCGGTGGAACAGGCGCGGCTGGAGCCGGTCTACGAGGAAATGGAAGGCTGGAGCGAAAGCACCGAGGGTGCGCGCAGCTGGGCCGAGCTTCCGGCGCAGGCGATCAAGTACATCCGCCGCATCGAAGAACTGATCGAGTGCCCCGTGGCCAGCGTCTCCACCAGCCCGGAACGCGACGACACCATCCTCGTGCGTAATCCGTTCGCGGAACTGTAA